Sequence from the Ailuropoda melanoleuca isolate Jingjing chromosome 10, ASM200744v2, whole genome shotgun sequence genome:
GCAGAATGAAAGCAAACACATACAGTGCTCGCTTTATGCCAGGCCCTAGTCTAGGAGCTTGACAAAGGCTGATGTATTTAATCCTCACCCCACCCCTACGAAGGAGGTTCTACTAtattgttatctccattttagagacgCAGAAACCAAGGCACAGCAGAATTGCCACATAGCTATTAAGGGGCTGAGTCAGGATTCTAACTCAGCCAGTCTGGCTCCAGTCTGCACTTGTAACCGTCAGGCTCTGATGCTTTTGCTCATCTACAGAATGAGTTGCTGGAATGTTTGTTTATCTTTCACATCCTTTTGGACATCTAGTGTGTAagctgctgagcctggagctACAGGAAGAGCTGAGTCGCACTGGCCGGTCTCGAGAGGTGCTGGAGCTGGGGCAGGTGCTAGACACTGGCAAGAGGAAAAGACACGTCCCTTACAGTGTTTCGTGAGTTCTTCTTGTTGCTCCTCTACCTCCCAACCCCTGAGGGAGTCTTGGGAGCTCCTACAGCATCCAAGAAATCTTCATTTCCCCTCTTCCCACAGAGAGACGAGGCTGGAAGAGGCCCTGGAGAATTTGTGTGAGCGGATCCTGGATTACAGTGTTCATGCCGAGCGCAAGGGCTCACTGAGATATGCCAAGGTCAGACTCTTCCCTAGGGCACCATCCCGCTTTTCAGAAACAACAGGTATCCCCTGGGACCCATCTCCCTCCAGCTCTGGAGAGTGTCCCCTCCCCATTGTTAAGACTCCCTCATGAAGTTCACCCCTCAGTCTCGGATAGTTGACAATCCTGCTGTggcagaaaggggaaggaggaggtggggcagTGAGCTGGGCTGATCCCAAATTCCTATCTCTCAGGGTCAGAGTCAGACCATGGCAACGCTGAAAGGTCTGGTGCAGAAGGGGGTGAAGGTGGACCTGGGGATCCCTCTGGAGCTGTGGGACGAGCCCAGTGTGGAAGTCACGTTCCTCAAGAAGCAGGTAGGACAGGATACTGCACTGCTCAGGGCAATAGAAGGGAACTGATGGGAGACCTAGATCCTTGGGAAGTCTAcctctgagcagggagaagggggcagagtgAGGACTCTGTCACTGATTGAAGTGGGACCAGGAGCATATCAAGGAGTAATACTGGAGGCTAATAATATCTACTTCCAcatactgagcacctactatgtgccagattcGGGCCCACATACTTTCCAGCTGCTGCCTCATTTTACCCTCACAACAACTTCATGTGGTAGGTAATGTTACCATTTCCCATTTTATAAGCAAGGAGCTGAGACATAGAGTTTAATAGCCTACTTGGCAGAATAGGTgctagtaaatgtttgttgaatgaggaTCGCCATCTTGTAAGCCAAGTTTAGCCTCCTGGCTACCTGTTCTTCAAGGTGGGGTGGGCAGACAGGAgtgaaagcagagaggagggtTTCCAAAGCCCAGCAGAGTAGATTCCCTTCTGAACCTTCCACTTGATCAGTGTGAGACGATGCTGGAGGAGTTTGAAGACGTCGTGGGAGACTGGTACTTCCATCATCAGGAGCAGCCCCTACAGCATTTTCTCTGTGAAGGTCATGTGCTCCCCCCTGCTGAAACTGGTAAGTGTGTGGGGCTGGCCCCTTTCCTGCCAGGCCACAACCTCCTCTACCCTCCAGACTAATATCTAAATTGTGTTCTATCACCCAACCTAGCATGTCTACAGGAAACTTGgactggaaaggaaaagatcACGGATGGGCAAGAGAagacagaaggggaggaggagcaagatcaggaggaggaggaagaagaggaaggggaggaagagatgaTCAACATACCAGGGCACTCCAACCATGACCCAGAGGATCTTTGACTCTTGCCTTTGAGCCCCCAGGAGGGGCAGGAATCATGGAGAACCCTCTGAAGTCTGAGCTCTCCCTGCTCCATAtaagggcgtgtgtgtgtgttagtgatCCCACCCCAGAGCTTGTAACTGTTCTCTCCTATCTGGTCTCAGGCAGGATCCTGGTGGTGCAGCACGCCATGGCTATGGGGACAAAGGTgggagcagtaggcagaaggCCTGCTCCAACAGATGAGTCCTCTGCCTGCCATCTAGCCCCTTAattggcaggtgtgtgtgtgtgtgtgtgtgtgtgtgtgtgtgtgtgtgtgtgttgacagtATTGAAGGCTTTCCCCTTTAAATCTCTCTACTActtcccaccccacccagagGTCAGTGAAGGCATTGGAGCCCTGGGTCTTGGGAAAGGCACTTTGCCTTCGGGGGTCTGTTTTTAGATCCTTACAAGGAAGAAGCTAGCATGGACATTCTCTACGACCTATACACACTGCCTGCGTCTAGGAGGCTACAAGCCAATAAACTGAACAAGAAGGGGACACTATGAGGATGAGGCAATGTTGATAAGTTAGGTGGAGTAGATATTTGGTCTACTTCATACTAATTTCACCGAGGGCCCACCATGTAATTTCACAGGTGCCAAATTTTCTACATCGctagtaaaacttttaaaaaaaaatatcacgtGGGCCCATCGTTTCAAATAACTGCCCTGCACACATCATACCTGGCCGCTATAGCAGCGCCCAGAGAATACGGCCGTTGGTCGCCGGCTGTTAGAAGCTAATGGTGCTTTGTAATTTGCAGTCTTGGGAGGCTGGCAGAGGTCCCTCGGCTGATAACTATTTAGGCGCGGATCTGTGCAACCCCTCTCGGAGCGTGCGGGAGAATGCACCGCAATTAGAAAATCAGCGTGCGGCCGTGCGTCTCGGCCACCATACCTTGAGCTTACGGGAGCTCGCAGCGGACAAAATCTCGCGCGCTTTTCCGAGGACTGTCTAACCTTGGAGTGAGGCAAGAATTCGGAGAAGCGGGCAAACCAGGTCCAAGGCGGGGAGCGCCTCGGTTAGAATGAGGGAAATAAAGAGGATATTCTTTGGGGGATGATGGGTGAGGACCTACCGCATGAGAAGGGTAGCGACGGCCGAAGACACTGAGGGACTGGCGGGTTCACGCTAAGGGAAGCTTGGACGATACCATCTAGAGAAGGGGGTTGGGGTGATACCATCTTAAGGGTGCGAGGGGGGTGGCAAAGAACAGATTTGGAAGGTGCTACTTGGAGGAGGCAGGGCGCACGTGGGAACCCAAAGGGACTGGACGGTCGCCCACATCGCCACTACCCTTACCCAGCCGTCCCGATCCAGCCATGAGCGGTGTGGTGCGGACCGAGCCGCTGCGCGAGGAGCTGCCTCTGCTGGTGTGCGGCGACCCCTACTCCGTGGTGGTCCTGCTGCAGGGCTACGCGGAGCCCGAGGGGGTCGACGACGCGGTACGCGCTGACGGCTCCGTGACGCTTGTGCTGCCTCGGACCTGGGGCTCAGCCTCCAGCCACCGAGAGTCCCCTCCCGAGGGCGGCGGGGCGAAGACCGCCCTGGAGGAGGCGGCCCGTGGCCCCATCCTCGTGGACACTGGAGGTCCCTGGGCTCGGGAGGCGCTCCTGGGGGCCCTGGCGAGGCAGGGCGTGGCCCCCGGAGACGTGACTCTAGTGGTGGGCACCCACGGACACTCGGATCACATCGGGAACCTGGGGCTTTTTCCCGGGGCGGCTCTGCTGGTCTCGCACGACTTCTGCCTCCCCGGGGGCCGCTACCTCCCCCACGGGCTAGGTGAGGAGCGGCCTCTGCAGCTGGGCCCGGGGCTCGAGGTGTGGGCCACGCCGGGCCATGGGGGCCAGCGGGACGTGAGCGTGGTGGTGGCGGGCACGGTCCTGGGCACCGTGGTGGTGGCGGGCGATGTGTTTGAACGCAACGGAGACGAGGACTCATGGCAAGCGCTGAGCGAAGACCCAGTGGCCCAGGAGCGGAGCCGGAAGAGGATCTTAGGCACTGCGGACGTGGTCGTGCCTGGTCACGGAGCCGCCtttagggtggtcagggaagcccCGCAGCCAAGGAACTGATGTCCAGAAGACCGGAGGACCCAGTCAGCCGAGTCAGAGGAATCAGGGGTGATCGCTTCCAGCCCTTCCAAGAGTCCGGTTTTCCAGCGAGGACAGTCATGGATATCACTGGTTCTGCAACCAAACTTGGACCAAGGACAAGGACCAGCCATGTGCCATCTCTTGGGGCCCccgtaaaatgggaaaataaaaataggaaactgCATGGAAAAATCATAAAGCCCTAAGTAAATATGAATCCTTACTAGTGATAATCATGCAAATTTGGTAATTAGCAACGGTAACGGTGGGGGGGCACTTTGGCCAATTGCTTATTTCTCATAAGATGGAGGCTTGCGCAGAGAAGGTGCAGGGTGTGGAAGTAACACCTTAGTCATCTgactttcatccatttgttcattctagaaatatttaacaCCTGCAATGATTCAAGCACTGCCCTAGATCATGGGGCTGCAACAGTGAGCAACTCAGCTAGACAAACTCCCAGTTCCTTATGGAGATTACAttctagagagacagaaagacaactAATAATAGTAAATCAAATAATTACAGATTGTGTTTAGTGATATGAAAGAAAAGGAGGGCAAGAAGGGAGTAGAGTGCCTGGATGGAAAGGTGGCCTCTTTCATTTAAGGTGGTCAGGAAAAGCCTCTGAGTAGATGCTGTTTAAATCAGGgaactgaatgagaagaaagcCAGCCATATGGGGCTCTGGCAGATGCATTCCAGCCACAGGAACAGCAGATAtcaaggtcctgaggcaggacgGCTTGACCTGCTTGAGCAGCAAGAAGAGCGTGGGGTTGGACTGCAGAGTGCCAGAGAAGGGTGACAGCAAATGAGGATGCAGAGTTCGGCGGGGCCATCATGGACCACGTTAGGGGTTTGGATTTATACTGAGATAGAAAGCTTTGGCTTCTGAGGAGGCATGACTTGGTGTCATTTAAAGTAACTACTCTTGTTCTGAGTGGAGAAGTGGTCGGAGTGGGGCAAGAATAGAATCAGCTGGACTGGTTAGGAAACTGTTGCAGTCTTCCAGGCAAGAGGAGTCAGTGGCATCTGCTCATATCCTAGAAATCCTATTATGGCACTGGTCCTCTTCACAACTGTGTCCCAGGCCCTCTATCCACACAGTCCCAGGACCCACAGAAGCACTCAGGTGGGGCAGATGAAGGAGAGGAGCAAGTACATCTTGTTGCAAATGACGAGCCATCCTGAGTGGATGCCATGGGGCAGGGCCTGACGGGTGGTTATTTCCCAGGTGTCCAAAAAGGCCAGGTGTAGGTCACCAAGGCAGCTCAGAGGAGCCAGCTCACCTAGAGGGTGAACCAGTAGCTGCCACACACAGACTTGTAGTTGGTGTTGGCCAGTTTGATGGCCACAGACTGCAGAATTCCCGGGCCAACAGTGTGGCCACAGCTGCCCAGATCCCTGCCAGTCACCAGATAAAGATAAATGGAGTGAAGGCGGCAATGTGGGCACCCAGCCTCAGAACTACCATGGTGTGGGGGCCCTTGGCCAGGTTTTCTAGCTTCTGGGTCACAGAGTGCAGGGAGGCCACTGGTGTGTGCAGAGAGTACAGGGGCCAGCTGTGGGCCCACCAATGCAGCACTGTGTCCTAAGAGGTCTCCATGGCCACCAGGGGCCCCATCTGGTATGTGGAGTGCAGATCCAACAGCTTCAGGGCTGTAGGGAGGTTGAAAACGGGGCAGATGGGGGTTATTTACAACTCTGCACTTTCAACCTGTACAAATAAAAACTCCAGTCCTGACTTACTTTCCAGAACATGGTCCTCTGCCCACGACTCATGTCTGGTCATCTAGAACACCACATGTCTTTGGCCACACTGATCGTCTCTGGGATGGACAGTTCATCTTCGCTAGTTGAGGCTTGGCCATCTTAGGGGTTTTGCTGGAGCTAGTGGAAAAAAGTCTAGTTCTTTCCTGAAAGACTGACTTGGGAgatgtacagaagtgttgaatcagtataGTTACATATATCACGatgtgtacacctgaaaccaatactaccctgtatgttagctaaccggaatttaaataaaaacttaaactgACATGAGAGAATAAGTTTATTTGCCACCTTGTGGGAAGAGCCCATGGGCTCTTGGGCCAAGTGGAGGCTGAGGCTGAAACTGAACAGTAGGGGGCAGAAATGAGCAGTGAAGAGAAACAGGGGGACAAGTTCGTGCTCTGAAAGCCAGACCCACCCCTGCATTCTTCAGTCACCTGGGCTAATCCCCCCCTTTGCTGCCTGAGCTGCTTTCTGCTTTCAGTCGCAACAAGAGGAGCCCCTGGGTGGATACAGACACTGGTGGAAACGACCCATTAGAGAGGCCACAGGATCCGTGGGAAAGCAGCCTTACAGGGTGGGGCCCAGAGTGATTGTACTCTTAGAAGTTTCTTCCAATTTCCCTTTTGTGTAAACTCTTGGGAAAACTTGACCCATGGTTACATGCTTTTACTCACAAATATTCAGGGGCTCCACATTGCCTGAAGAATAACCCAGACTTTCTCTCCCAGTCCTAAGACAGCTCTGCTCCAGCTTGGCTGGGACTGCCCGCTGCCTGCCAGAATCGcctgcctcccccttctcccGCAGGCCTTTaatcctcctctcctcctgctgtcCTCCCTCTTCTGTACCATCCCAAACATCCAGGCTCAACTCCGCTCATCTCCTACAGAAAAACCTCCTCTGAATTTTCCACTACTTCAGACGCTTGTAACGCATTCTCTATATTATTCACTTAGCACTAGATATGGCTGGTGTTAGTCATTTTTTCTGGAAATGTCCTCTCCACACGGTGCCCCTTGAGAgcagaaactaagaaaaatgcCTCTCTGAATGCTCCGGAGCTTGGCGGTCTGTTTGTAAATATCATGAAATAAACCCATGCAATTTTCCTGATTTCTCTGGGCATCTGTTACCTGTGGCCCATCTCTGACTCCTTGCCCAGGACTTCACTCCTGCCCAGCTTCTGGAGAAGTTCCAGTATCTTGTCCACTTTGCAAACACAGTGGTACCACTCAAGGGCCTTCCTGTTCACCTCTTCCTACAGGAAGCTCTGGGTGTCTTGCCAGAGGGCTTTGGGGCCCCGATTCCAGGGTGGAATGAGAGTTGATGGGTCAAAGCTGTAGGAGGGAGAAAAACACAACAGGCTAGATAACAAGAAACTCCTCCAAGCAAGGCCACAGGAACCAGCTTGTCTGAGGACAAAGAAGCTAGAATGGTGTCCAAGGACCTGACCCCACCAGCTTATTGTGGGGTCTGCCCCCATGGGGTCCGGGTGGGGAAGAAGGGCCAGGACCCAAGGAGCCACAGCCTCGGGAGGCTGGAAGTGTCCTCGGGAGGCTGGAAGTGTCCCCCGTGATGATGAAGCCTCCAGTGACCTGGACCTGGAGCAACTCCTGGAAGATGCTGGAGAAGAGCCGAAGCAGCTGGAGGAGCCACGGTGTGGAGATGCGGCCGGCGAATTCACCTTGGCCTTCTTCGAGGAATAGCTGTGCGCGCCTGCCTCCCTGCTGCTGtctcacccccttccctgccagcAGCAGGGAGAGACCCTCAGAGGGTCTCTGAGAAGCTGCTACATGTGGGGCTTGTTCACTGGCTACAGGTTAACCTGGCTAATGTCCCAGCTGTGTGGTTGACAAGTTAATAAAACAGTTTACATCTTTCCAGCTTTCTGTAGTCGGTCTCTAACCACATGCTTCCCTgcagcttccctccctcccctccgctccTGTGGAACGCCCCTGTTTCTATGCGAGGCTGGCACAGCATGGGGATCTGGGAAGGCTGGGACACCGGAGTCCTGGGAGAAGGCTGTCGGGAAGGGCCGGTCTGGGTTCAGacccagctcagccacttactAGGTGCGTGGCCTGGAGAAAAGCGCTAACCATTGTGGTTCTCTTCACGCTCCAGGTGAGTGCATCCAGTCCCGGGTCAGCTTGTTGGAGATGCTTAAATGAGGTGGTGCGCTGGACACATGCTCGTTCTGATGGTCGGGGAAGGAGAACGGGTAGAGGAGGGGCAGACCCTGGGTTCTGGGCTGGCTACCAGCTTTCAGGCTTATTGGTCCCCAGAGGCAGTCACCAAACTCCAGTACTGGGGGAGGGATCTCAGCGTGGGCTCTTTAGTATAGTTCATTTTTGgtgagaaggaaaagacagaagtgGAAGATGCCATCAGTTTTCTCCTTAGATGCCTTCGGGCAGATTCTGCGGGTACTTTTATTCTTCTGGGCAAAGGCTGGGAAGGTGGAGAGGGAATTGGAGCAGatggctctgtttctctgaggtCCTTGGTGGCCTTCCACACCACTGGCTCTgagccttctgtgtctggctggcGTTATTATCAAAGCTGTGACCCGCTGGGCAGCTTAGTCAAGGAGGTCATCCTCCAGTCCCACTCATCAGGCCTTTATGAGAGAGTATAGGGTCTCCTTCTGGGGAGGGATGCAGGGAGGTGGTACTGGTGAtgaggagctggagagggagagggaggcataGAGGACGCCGCTGTTGTCCTGGGCTTCATCCTGGTGAGAAGGNNNNNNNNNNNNNNNNNNNNNNNNNNNNNNNNNNNNNNNNNNNNNNNNNNNNNNNNNNNNNNNNNNNNNNNNNNNNNNNNNNNNNNNNNNNNNNNNNNNNGACGCCGCTGTTGTCCTGGGCTTCATCCtggtgagaaggaaggagaaggacgTGAGACAGTGGAAGGGGAGTGGCGGTTGTTTCTCTCCTGACTTGGGAACTTCATAGCTGGAACCAGGGTCTGCGCTGCAGCCCATTCCTCTCCACCCTACGCCACTGAAACCCGCCGGTCTCCCCACCGCCCTCTTCCCTCTTCATCCTCCCCAGTTTCTCTGCGGCATTTCCCAAGGATTGGCCCCTGCTCCACAGACATCCCCCCTGCCACCCAAACCATCCTGGGAGGTCCCGTCATCCACAGAGACAACCCTCTGAACATGGGACTCATGTCCCCCAAACTCCAGTGCCCTCTACTCTGCCATACcctggggtgttttgttttgttttgttttctctgggacTGAGAACTCTGAAATATTAAATGCCAGCATCATTTTTATGCTccaactttctttccttccaggttTCTCTTACCATCATCCTGCTTGCTATACCTGTGCTTTGAGCCCCCGAACTCTTATCCCTTAGTAATCCACTTTCTTTTGGGCTGTGCAAGCTCCCTGCTGATCCTCTACTCTCCACTCCCCCTCTCACTAGCCCCTTGACCTCTCCCGTTCTCCTGTGCTTCTTCCACATTTAGCTGACACATCTTTAGTTCTGGATGCAGCCTATGGCAGGGGATGCTATTTGCTTACCCAAtatccattcatttcttcttacTCAGTTACAGCACCTTGATTTTATCTGGGGTGGCTGTGTGCTCCCCTACTGATAGATATGAGACCTAtgaccacatccttgccaatatggTTCAAGGGGAAGTTGTGgtcttttcatcctttcttccttcctcctgtttcCTGCCTGGATTCAGAAATAATGGCTGGAGCCTGAGCAGCCGTCTTGGATCACGAGGCAACCTTCAGGATAGAAGCCAGTAGGCAGGACAGTGAGCAGGAAGATGGAAGCCTGAGTGCCTGAGGACAGTGGCCTCTGCCATCTGCCTCCTCATCCTTTTATATGAGGGGAAACAAGAAACTCTGTCTTCTCTAAGCCctgttacttttggtctctgGTGCCAGCAGGGGAACGTAACTTCTAAGCAACAAGTTCTAGAAGCTTCTAAATCTGCATGGTTAATACTGCTGGGGGAAACATGATCATGTGCAGCGATGCTTTTACAGAGCTCTGGCTTCTCATCTGGGTGCAATCCTGAGATGCCATCTTCCATTCCCTCAGTGACTGTCACAGCTCTACGTCTCCAAACCTCATCCTCACTCTAGAAACAACCGCTGTCCTTTTTCCTCtgcagaattaaaaacaatttgtGTATCATTGAgtttatcaatatatttattcatGGCTTTTAGGTTTTATGTCATACTTAGGGAGGCCATCTCCACTCCATGGATATAAGATGGTCTCACATGCTTTCTCTAGTACTGGGGTTATTTTCCCCCTCATTTAACTCTTTGATTGATCTctgtggaatttattttggtgcaaattatgagataatattattttctccaGACGGTTgctcagttgttccagcaccatgtGTGGAATGACTCATCATTCCCCATTGATTAGCAATACTACTTATTAACCTTCTAAATTCCTGAATATATTTTGATCTGTTTCA
This genomic interval carries:
- the CNPY4 gene encoding protein canopy homolog 4; this encodes MGPVRLEILLFILAVYGAWVGTPKAEDDDTERLPSKCEVCKLLSLELQEELSRTGRSREVLELGQVLDTGKRKRHVPYSVSETRLEEALENLCERILDYSVHAERKGSLRYAKGQSQTMATLKGLVQKGVKVDLGIPLELWDEPSVEVTFLKKQCETMLEEFEDVVGDWYFHHQEQPLQHFLCEGHVLPPAETACLQETWTGKEKITDGQEKTEGEEEQDQEEEEEEEGEEEMINIPGHSNHDPEDL
- the MBLAC1 gene encoding metallo-beta-lactamase domain-containing protein 1 — its product is MSGVVRTEPLREELPLLVCGDPYSVVVLLQGYAEPEGVDDAVRADGSVTLVLPRTWGSASSHRESPPEGGGAKTALEEAARGPILVDTGGPWAREALLGALARQGVAPGDVTLVVGTHGHSDHIGNLGLFPGAALLVSHDFCLPGGRYLPHGLGEERPLQLGPGLEVWATPGHGGQRDVSVVVAGTVLGTVVVAGDVFERNGDEDSWQALSEDPVAQERSRKRILGTADVVVPGHGAAFRVVREAPQPRN